Within the Bacillus sp. FSL K6-3431 genome, the region ATGAGGTCTCCATCTACAATTTGGAAGATAACCAATTAGAAATATTCATTACACCAGATGATTTGTCAGGTGATATAGATTCGTCTGCAATCTATGATTCTACGATTTTTATTCCATCTCAGTCAGCGAGTGGTTTAGAAGTGAACCAGTATGATATTGAAAAGAGGAAGTGGGGAAAAAAACTAACATTTGATTTATTACCTGCAAAGAGTGGTGAGGATACACCTTTTGTTCAATTAATGAATGGTAAAGTATATATCATTCGTTCAATAAAGAATGGGCACTCACTTTTTATAGGTGATTTAAAAACAGGTGAATCCTTATATGAAGGAAAACTAAAAGTGAAAAATCCAGGGCCAGAACAAAAGGATTATCGCTTATATATTAACGAAATAGAGGATGTTTAATAAAGAGCGCAAAGATTAAAATCAAAAGGACTCTTACAAGCATATATTAATAGCTAGTATTGGTATATGAATATAATAAGGTGGAGAAAATGAGGGAAAATGAAATTGAACGAATTATAACCAATTATGAAATGGAGTTGCGTTATTTAGCATTTAGATATGTACGAGATTGGATAGTAGTAGATGATATTATGCAAGAAGTATATTTGAAGGTTTTTTTGAAATTGAATTCTTTCAAGGAAAAATCAAATATAAAGACTTGGCTATATAAAATTACTTGTAATCAATGTATTGACTATTTGCGCAGTAAAGTTTTTAGATCTACTATTTTAATGGATAACCTAGAAGAATGTCTATTTTCCAACAGGAAATCAGTTGAAAGTGAATTGCTTGATAAATTGGAAAGAGAAAGACTTTACCAACATATTAATTCTCTGCCGAACGATTACAAACAAACATTATCCCTATATTACTTTAGTAACTATTCTTATAAAGAAATTAGCTATATGTTGTGTAAAGATATTTCTTTTGTTAAAAATAAACTTCTTAGGGGAAAACGTTTGTTAAAGAAAGTATATCAGAAAGATGAGTTATTAGCGTAAAGATGAACGGAATATGATAGGTGATGATTAGGCACCCATTTTGGGTGTCTTTCTTATTAGGGAAAAGGATACAAACAACTTAAAGGGGAAAATGAAGAACAAATAAATTGAGAAATGAAATGTCTTCAAAATATGTCTATCTATTCATTAGTTGAGTTTCAACAGCTAATTGATTTAACGATGGATAAATTAGACTTTTGACGTCACCAATTAGTATATTATATGGTGAATTAGATGAACCGTTGTATAAAGAGAGTGCAATCTTTTAAAGCGTTGCGACGAATCAAAAAACAATAAAGGGGTATCCGAACTCTAAACATTTAATGACATTAGGCAAGGACATTAACGACGTGAACAAAGATATTCTTACATTCTTAAATTAAATTTGCAGCTTCTTCATCAAATTGAAATGAGAGATGTACAGTGTGTAATTTTGAAATATAAAAATAAAAAACCACTAGGAGTGGTTTTTTAATCTCGCATTGCTCCTGCCTCTCGGGAAGTCATTGCACCTTGTCCTTCACTTATATCCTTCTGAATTTCTTGTTTTACCTTTTCAGCATCAGTTCCGGCAAATCCTGGTTTCATACTAGAACTTAAGTTTTTTTGAGCTTGTTTATCTTGTTGCATACAAGTCCTCCTTAATTTTTCATAATAGACTCTCGGCATTCACCGAGTCAGATGGTACAAGGTTTTCTTGTGCCATTTTTTTATGTCTCCTCCTACTTTTAATAGGGGAATAGTTCACTTTTTATTAGTAGAATTGCCTATTCTGTATTGAACGAGATAAACAATCTACATACAACGCGTCCGCCTACCACCGTACGGACACCATATCATCGTAGAACGATGGTTTCCAGCCTCTAAATGATAATCGACCTTCTCCGCTTCTTTGGCATGTTTTTATTTGAAAAAAGTTTGAAAACGAATACCAAATATTCAATAAAGCTTAATTCCCAGTAGGTTTTTGGAAATTGGGCAGATTTACTCCTCAAAATTCCGAGAGTCTATTCATGTTCAACAATCTTATTGTTTACAAAAAAACGTTCGGTATACCCTGAGTACAGTACTAATGCTGTAAACGAGCACTTTATACCAGGCGCCCTTTTTCACTTTAATCCAGAAAGCCTGAAATAATGTGCTATTTTTTTTATCTTATTTCGGAATGTGCAAAATCTTGTTCAAATTTCTCCAGCTAAAAATAGAGATAAGAAAACCCCTAAAACGGGGCATCAACGGGCATATGTATTTTTATTCGAATCTTGTACACTGTATTCGCAATTGAAAATTGAGCCATGTAAAGTACGGATATTTTCACAAACTTTAGTTGAAGCGCTTTAATAGTGCTAGGCTTGACCGATGTAAATGGCTAGTGTTAAAACTGAGGGGAAGCGAAGGCGACTATATAATTAATGATAGGTGAAATAAGGCTTATGCCATTATATTAACAATAATATTGACGGGACACCAATGGGTGTCTTATAATAAGGCTACCAATTGGTGTCGTATTTACAAGGAGGGGGGATTTTGAAAGAGAAGAAACAAGAGCGTGATGTTTATGTAGCCATCGCTGACCCCACAAGGCGTAAATTGCTACGTTTGTTGGCAGAGTCGGAAGAGTTACCTCTTTTCAAATTAACCGCTCAATTTCAAATGGGACGTACCGCTGTTTCTAAACATTTGGCTATTCTTAAAGAAGCTGGATTAGTTGTTGACCGAAAAGTTGGTAAAGAAACAAGGTATCGAATAAATCCAATCCCATTAAGGGAAGTTAAAGATTGGGTATCCTTTTACGAGAAATTTTGGAACGATAAAGTAGTACTTTTAAAAAAAATATTATCGGAGGAATAGATTATGGCAGACGTAACATTAGATTTTCAGTTTTCAAGTTCAATCAATAAGGTATGGAACGCATTAACAGATTCGGACACCCTTGCAAAATGGATATGGAAAAATGACTTTAAACCAGTTGTCGGACAAAAGTTTCAATTCCGATCTGAGCCAAATGAATGGTGGGATGGAATTGTTAATGGTGAAGTCCTTGAAGTAGAGGAGCCTAATAAATTATCTTATATTTGGGCAAGTGCTGGAGAAACTACTACTATTACATGGACTTTGAAAGAAGATTCTGATGGAGCTACCCATCTGCATTTTGAACAAACAGGTTTTAGTGAAGCAACAAAAGCAACCAAGGGAGCCATTGAAGGAGCTAAATACAGTTGGACGGTGATGGGTGGTCAACTCGAAAAAGTGCTAGGGGAAATGTAAGAACAAACCTGAACATTTGTAATAACAACGGCTTGATTTACTGAGCCGTTGTTTTCTTCGTACATAAAGCTAATTTTAAAAAGGAGACTGGGAAATGAGTTTTTTTCAAGATACATTATCTATATTTAAAAAAAGGGATTTATTATTTTTAGAGAGCTACAAGGAATCAGAAGATGTTTATACCTTTCTATTTGAAAAAGAGAAAGATCTAACCTACTCAGTTTTTATACCAATAAATAATCCAATACCACCCTATATTAATCCATCTATTCCCTTTTGCCTTTTCTCTAATTTCTCTTCTTTATAATTTCGGAGAACTTTATTCCAATTCCGAAAAAACGGTGAAAAAACGTGTGAAAAACAAGCTGGAAACGAGAATTTTCGAATCAAAGTTTGTCCAAAATGGGAGTTCGGTCGGAAAACTTTATTTTAACCTGGCTGGAAATCGGGTTTGAGTGGAAGGGGAAGTCAAAGTAAATTTTTAATAAACAGGAAGTGTCTAACAAAAATAATCAATTCCTAATTAAAGTAAACTTTTCCGATCAGTTTGATAAAAAGTGCTTAAGCATGGTATAAGTATAAAAGAAGCAGGGATATCTTTGCTTTTTATTTTAGGGACAAGGGTTTGACCTGGTGTCCCATAATGAGAGGGTTCGAATTTGAATATGAAAGATAATTTTTGGCGTGATTTACCACGACCGTTTTTTGTACTGGCACCAATGGAAGATGTGACGGATGTTGTTTTTCGTCATGTAGTGAGTGAAGCAGGTAGACCTGATGTATTTTTTACAGAGTTTACAAACACGGAGAGTTATTGTCACCCAGAGGGGATCAATAGTGTGCGTGGGCGTTTGACTTTTACAGAAGATGAACAACCAATGGTAGCTCATATATGGGGGGATAAGCCCGAATACTTTCGACAAATGAGTATTGGTATGGCAAAACTCGGGTTTAGGGGAGTGGATATCAATATGGGCTGTCCTGTACCTAATGTGGCATCAAAAGGGAAGGGATGCGGTCTTATCCGTCGTCCAGAAGTTGCGGCAGATCTCATACAAGCTGCAAAAGCAGGGGGTTTGCCTGTAAGTGTGAAGACAAGGCTTGGTTACACGGATGTAGACGAATGGCATGACTGGATAACACATATATTGAAACAAGATATAGCTAATCTTTCTATTCATCTGCGTACAAAAAGGGAAATGAGCAAAGTAGATGCTCATTGGGAATTGATTCCGGCAATTAAGGAACTTCGTGATCATTTGGCACCAGATACACTTTTGACAATCAATGGGGACATTCCTGACCGCCAAACTGGCTTGGAGCTTGCTCATCAATACGGTGTTGATGGAATTATGATTGGGCGTGGCATTTTTCAAAATCCATTTGCCTTTGAAAAGGAGCCGAAAGAACATAGCAGTAAGGAATTTTTAGATCTCTTAAGGTTGCAGTTGGATCTCTTTGATAAATATTCAAAATTAGAGCCACGTCCATTCAGACCTCTTCGCCGCTTTTTTAAGATATATGTCCGCGGATTTCGAGGAGCGGGTGAATTAAGAAATGAATTGATGAGCACAGAGTCAACAGATGAAGTGCGTGCATTGCTCGATAACTTTAAAAGTGAAGTGGTACGTTAAACTGATGTGATCTCCAAAAGTTAAAGTGTATTTTAAGCAGTTGATTGGCTGGTGTGAATACGGTATTGAACCGGACTCATTCCCGCCAATTTTTGTTTTATACGTTTGTTATTTATAGTTATCTATATTAGGTTATGAATTGCAAAATTGATAGTACCCAAATGGATGCCATGCAGCCCCTGTAATGCTTCCATCTCTTGCAACCGTAAGAAAATATCGCAAAACTCTAAATTCCATTTAACACACCCCTATATAATGTTTAGTATATATGTTTTTAAAATGCCTATCGGGCATATCTTTAAATAAGATATAGGTATTTGCTATATTAATGAAAAGCACGCTAAAATAAATAACAAAGGATTACAATTCGGTGCAGAACACTACTATGCGACAAATGATTCAGAAACATTTAATAAACTTGCTGGCAACTTTGACTTAATTATAAACACAGTAAGTGCAAAAATTGACATCAATGCTTATTTCTCACTGCTAACACTGAATGGTACTCTAGTAAACGTTGGTGCACCTGCAGAACCATTGTCGGTAAAAGTATTCTCACTTAGCAGTCAGCGACGTTCATTCGCAGCTTCGATGATTGGTGGTATCCATGAGACCCAGGAAATGTTGGATTTCTGCGCTAAACATAACATTATCCCTAATATTGAAGTTATTTCAGCCGATCAGATCGACGAAGCCTACGAAAGAGTTTTAGCTTCAGATATAAAATATCGATTTGTGATCGACATAAGCACAATGTGAATTGCGTAAGCGATATAATCTAAATGTTTTGCGATTGCTGCACTTAAAAAAAATAAGGAGGATCAGGGATGAACAAACCTTATGTTATTATACACACACATACGTCCATCGATGGCAATCTGGATATTATGAATTTGCGAGAATTTGAAGAAGCGAGTCGACAATATCAAGAACTTTCACTGGACCCTGAAAAACAACAGTTTGAAATACAAGGCTATCTGAACGGTAAAACGACAACAGAAGACAATATTACGCATTACAAGGAACCGGAGTTAGATGAAAGCGCAGACTCCGTTCCTGAAGGGGATTATGTCGCAGACCCCGATGCTCCCATGTATTATTTATCCATAGATGCACGAGGAGAATTAGCCTTTGAAGAGAATACCTTTGGCTATGGCGGTGTCCCTTCTCACATTGTAGAAGTCTTAACGGAGCAAGCGTCAACCGCCTATAAAGATTTCCTTAGAAAGAAAAAGATATCATATATTATTGCTGGCAAAGATCAAATTGATTATGAAGTGATGTTGGACAAGTTCTACAACCTCTTCCATATCAAGCGAATGATGGTTGGAGGAGGCGGAACGATCAACTGGTCTTTCATTCAAAATGGACTGGCTGATGAAGTCAGCGTTATCTTGGCCCCTATCGCAAATGGTGATCCGGACGGCCACCGATTCTTCGTCGCAAAAGAACCATATTCCAGCATGAAAGAAACAGCTTTTCAACTTGAATCCGTTGAAAAATTGGAACACAGTACATTATGGATTCGCTATTCTGTAAAAAAGAAGTAAAACACAATGGAGAAAATATTTTTCCACAAGATACTTTAGGAGAAACTTTTCAATCTTACTATTTGATTGGTGAAGTGATTCTACATAAAGTCGGGCAGTTTCCGATGTGAAGTATCGATTCGTGATTGACATAAGTACAATTTTGATTTATGTCAGTTTTTATGATAATTTTATGGTGTCTTAAAAGCCCAGCTTTGGGGCACCTTTTATATTTTAATTATTTGAAAAATATAGTTTATTAATACTGTTACCTAGAGTTAACTCAAATTGTAAGTTGAAATAAATAGTGGAAAAGTAAATGTAATAAATCTATGAAAACGATAATTAACAAAAAGTATAATATGATATTTGTGACCTACCATATTTAGTAGGAAAGGTGATTAGCTTTGAAAAAGATCTTTAGTGTATATTTGGTGCTTATTCTCTTATTAGTTGGATGTTCTTCAAATAAACAACAAGATGCAGTACATAACAATAACGAGCAAAACACTCCACCAAGTCAGCAGGAAAATGATGAATTAGAAGTGATTGCGGAAAATCTTGATGTTCCTTGGTCAATTGAAAAAATGAATAATACTTTCTATCTGACAGAAAGATCTGGATCCATCGTAAAGATAGAAAATGGAGAAATGGATAGGCAAAGTGTAGAACTCGAGAAAGAAATTGCAACAGCTTCAGAAGCTGGGCTATTGGGATTTGTGCTTGCTCCCAACTTCGAGGAATTGAATTTAGCTTATGCCTACTATACGTATGAAGACAGTTCAGGACAATTTAATCGCATTATAACACTTCATTTGGAAGATAATGTTTGGAGGGAAGAGAGTTTGCTTCTCGATAAAATTCCAAGTGGTTCCTACCATCATGGAGGAAGACTTAAAATTGGACCGGATGGGAAACTTTATGCAACAGCTGGGGATGCTTCTGAAGGTGAAATAGCACAAGATCTCGATTCATTAGGTGGTAAAATTCTAAGAATGAATCTTGACGGATCTATACCAAGTGATAACCCGTTTTCAGACTCATACGTCTATAGTTATGGTCATCGAAATCCTCAAGGAATTACCTGGTCACCTGATAGAACGTTATATGCTAGTGAGCACGGAAACGATGCAAATGATGAAATAAATAGAATAGAAGCCGGTCAAAATTACGGCTGGCCAATTATCGAAGGCTATGAGGAACAAGATGGGATGGTACCACCGATATTCACTTCAGGAGATGAATCAACTTGGGCACCGTCTGGAATCGATTATAATAATGGTAAATTGTACGTTGCAGCATTAAGAGGGACTGCTGTTTTAGAATTTGACCTTGAAACAAATGAATACCGTGAAGTTATAACGGGTCTTGGCAGAATTCGAGATGTACTAATTGAAGGTAATTACCTTTATTTTATTAGCAATAATTCAGATGGCCGAGGAAACCCTCAAAAAAATGACGATAAGTTATACAGAATTTCACTTTCCCAATCCAATTAAATTAATAAACAATAAAAGAAAGGTGATTTTTAAAAATGGACATGAATGATTTTATAGATTTTTGTAAGAAAGGTAATCCGATTTCAGGTGAGGATAAAGAATTACATGGGTTATTAACCCAATGTAGTTATGAAGCCCAAAAGATAACAATGGCATTGAATACATCCTATCATTCCAGAGAAGAAATAGTAGATATTTTTAGTGAATTAACAGGCAATAAAGTTGATGTTTCTTTTATGTGTTTTCCGCCATTTTATACAGACTTTGGAAAAAATATTACGATAGGAAAGAATGTGTTTTTCAACACAGGCTGTTCCTTCCAAGATAGAGGTGGAATTAGTATAGGAGATGGATCAATGATGGGTATGAATGTTACGATTGCTACACTTAATCACGGGTTATCTTTAGAAACAAGAAACACAACATATCCCTCTCCAGTTATAATTGGGGAAAATGTATGGATTGGGTCAAACGCAACAATACTGCCTGGGGTGAGAATTGGGGACAACTCTGTTGTTGCAGCAGGAGCAGTTGTCACGAAGAATGTCCCAGAAAATACTGTTGTTGCAGGAGTGCCAGCTAAAGTTGTGAAAAAAATTGATAATAATTTAAAGTGATTTTGGTTTCGTTGGATAAAAAATAAACAATTAAGGAGGTCGAACTATCCTATAAGATACATTTTAGCAAGGCGTGGATTTGGGTTGGGGAGGAAGAAAAAACAGATATATCAGTATGATGCTCAATTAGGTCAGCAAGTTCTTCTTGCTGTGTTATTTTTCAAAACATAATATAAACTCTCTTGCTAGTAAAATCTACTACATATTCACACGGTTCATACATGGTATTGAGAGGATTAGGCAATGATTTAAGACGAATTTGATAACTATCTCATTTTTATTTGTTGCATAATAAGTATATGCCGTTCTTCCACTCTTTACTATCAGAAAGGAGTGAAGATAAATATGCAAACAGGGGGATTTCATATGCAGAAAGTAATTTTGAACAATGGTGTTGAAATGCCTGTACTAGGCTTCGGTGTTTTTCAGATTCAAGATGAAAATGAATGTGAACAAGTCGTTTATGAAGCTATTATGGCAGGCTATCGTCTTATTGATACAGCTGCCTCTTATCTAAATGAAGAAGCGGTCGGCAGAGCAATCAAGCGGAGTGGTGTAGCAAGAGAGGAATTGTTTATCACTACAAAACTCTGGGTTCAGGATGCTGGTTATGAGAGCACAAAGAAAGCATTTGTAAGATCACTGGAAAGACTGCAATTGGATTATTTGGATTTGTATTTAATTCATCAGCCATTCGGTGATGTCTATGGTTCTTGGCGTGCAATGGAGGAATTGTATCGTGAGGGTAAGATCAGGGCAATTGGAGTAAGTAACTTTCAGAACGATCGTCTGATTGATTTGATTATTCATAATGAAGTTGTTCCTGCGGTAAACCAGGTCGAAACACATCCTTTCAATCAACAAATTGAAAGTGCAAAATTCATGAAAGGGAACAATGTGCAAATAGAGTCCTGGGGACCATTTGCTGAAGGAAAAAATAGTATGTTCCAGAACGAAATTTTAGTATCAATAGCCGAAAAGTATAATAAATCCGTTGCCCAGGTAATTCTACGATGGTTGACACAAAAAGGAGTCGTTGCGATTCCGAAGTCTGTTCGTAAGGAAAGAATCATTGAAAACTTCAATATCTTTGACTTTGAATTAAGCCAAGAAGATACGGAGAAAATTGCTACATTAGACACGAAAGAAAGTCTGTTCTTTTCTCATAGAGATCCTGAAATGGTAAAATGGATCGGTACCCGTAAACTTGAGATTTAACTTTTTGATTCCCAATAAAGTATGTAAGAACTACTTCATCAAGAAAAAGCCAATTTCCTTACAGGAACATCGGCTTTTACTCTGAATAGAAACAACAATATGATATCGTTTTACAAATCTCAAATTGTGAATAATTGTACTTAAATTCGCTTAGATAGATTCGATTCCTCGTAAATGCTCGCTTATTCGCAGGATTTGAAACCACTTCTAAGAAGATAACGGATAAATGGAATGAGTATTGATAATTGAGGCTTATATGACGGCATACTTATCTCCCGTTAAAAAGTCCTTCCTCGCTGATATTAAGTTCTCCCATGAGCAACGAAAAAAGGGTGGAAGAACTAGGGAATTCAATACGAATCCGGGGGGCAAACATCATCCAATCGGTTTTAAAATCATTTTTTTAATACTAATTCAGGCTGGATCCAATATGGGTTCGGCTTTTTTGTTCCATGTTCGGGTGTTGTTCAATCCCTTGTTGGGAATGGATTCATACAGTGTCCAATTGCTATTCAGTTGTTATTACACTCTTTAAATCCTCAGGATTTTCCTTGTCTTTTTTCGCCTTTTTCTTCTGATTCTTTTCTCTATTCAGGTACCAATTTAGTTACAATAGCCGAATATTCTATACGATCCAGAGGCCTAATCTCTGGGGAAAATCGGGCGTTTTTGGGAAGAACTATAAAACAGAAAAATAGGCGGGGAAGTGGCTTGGGGTTAGTCATAGTATGGGTTGGAGGTGGCCTGAAGAAGAATGTTTAACGGAAAAAAGGAGCTTTTAAAGGGGGAGCGTCAGGAAAATGCGGATTTACAACGTTAAGCAAATTACAGAATAAAAAATCGATTCCCTTACAACGTTAGGAATCGATTTTTTTAATTGAGCTTATTCAGCTAACACACCCGTTTTTCAGCGCACTGTTTCAATGCCTT harbors:
- a CDS encoding SRPBCC family protein, which gives rise to MMADVTLDFQFSSSINKVWNALTDSDTLAKWIWKNDFKPVVGQKFQFRSEPNEWWDGIVNGEVLEVEEPNKLSYIWASAGETTTITWTLKEDSDGATHLHFEQTGFSEATKATKGAIEGAKYSWTVMGGQLEKVLGEM
- a CDS encoding PQQ-dependent sugar dehydrogenase — its product is MKKIFSVYLVLILLLVGCSSNKQQDAVHNNNEQNTPPSQQENDELEVIAENLDVPWSIEKMNNTFYLTERSGSIVKIENGEMDRQSVELEKEIATASEAGLLGFVLAPNFEELNLAYAYYTYEDSSGQFNRIITLHLEDNVWREESLLLDKIPSGSYHHGGRLKIGPDGKLYATAGDASEGEIAQDLDSLGGKILRMNLDGSIPSDNPFSDSYVYSYGHRNPQGITWSPDRTLYASEHGNDANDEINRIEAGQNYGWPIIEGYEEQDGMVPPIFTSGDESTWAPSGIDYNNGKLYVAALRGTAVLEFDLETNEYREVITGLGRIRDVLIEGNYLYFISNNSDGRGNPQKNDDKLYRISLSQSN
- a CDS encoding ArsR/SmtB family transcription factor; the encoded protein is MKEKKQERDVYVAIADPTRRKLLRLLAESEELPLFKLTAQFQMGRTAVSKHLAILKEAGLVVDRKVGKETRYRINPIPLREVKDWVSFYEKFWNDKVVLLKKILSEE
- a CDS encoding IS3 family transposase, encoding MTINNKRIKQKLAGMSPVQYRIHTSQSTA
- a CDS encoding sugar O-acetyltransferase; the encoded protein is MDMNDFIDFCKKGNPISGEDKELHGLLTQCSYEAQKITMALNTSYHSREEIVDIFSELTGNKVDVSFMCFPPFYTDFGKNITIGKNVFFNTGCSFQDRGGISIGDGSMMGMNVTIATLNHGLSLETRNTTYPSPVIIGENVWIGSNATILPGVRIGDNSVVAAGAVVTKNVPENTVVAGVPAKVVKKIDNNLK
- a CDS encoding RibD family protein, which encodes MNKPYVIIHTHTSIDGNLDIMNLREFEEASRQYQELSLDPEKQQFEIQGYLNGKTTTEDNITHYKEPELDESADSVPEGDYVADPDAPMYYLSIDARGELAFEENTFGYGGVPSHIVEVLTEQASTAYKDFLRKKKISYIIAGKDQIDYEVMLDKFYNLFHIKRMMVGGGGTINWSFIQNGLADEVSVILAPIANGDPDGHRFFVAKEPYSSMKETAFQLESVEKLEHSTLWIRYSVKKK
- a CDS encoding LysR family transcriptional regulator: MEFRVLRYFLTVARDGSITGAAWHPFGYYQFCNS
- a CDS encoding aldo/keto reductase; this translates as MQKVILNNGVEMPVLGFGVFQIQDENECEQVVYEAIMAGYRLIDTAASYLNEEAVGRAIKRSGVAREELFITTKLWVQDAGYESTKKAFVRSLERLQLDYLDLYLIHQPFGDVYGSWRAMEELYREGKIRAIGVSNFQNDRLIDLIIHNEVVPAVNQVETHPFNQQIESAKFMKGNNVQIESWGPFAEGKNSMFQNEILVSIAEKYNKSVAQVILRWLTQKGVVAIPKSVRKERIIENFNIFDFELSQEDTEKIATLDTKESLFFSHRDPEMVKWIGTRKLEI
- a CDS encoding RNA polymerase sigma factor, producing the protein MRENEIERIITNYEMELRYLAFRYVRDWIVVDDIMQEVYLKVFLKLNSFKEKSNIKTWLYKITCNQCIDYLRSKVFRSTILMDNLEECLFSNRKSVESELLDKLERERLYQHINSLPNDYKQTLSLYYFSNYSYKEISYMLCKDISFVKNKLLRGKRLLKKVYQKDELLA
- a CDS encoding tRNA dihydrouridine synthase is translated as MKDNFWRDLPRPFFVLAPMEDVTDVVFRHVVSEAGRPDVFFTEFTNTESYCHPEGINSVRGRLTFTEDEQPMVAHIWGDKPEYFRQMSIGMAKLGFRGVDINMGCPVPNVASKGKGCGLIRRPEVAADLIQAAKAGGLPVSVKTRLGYTDVDEWHDWITHILKQDIANLSIHLRTKREMSKVDAHWELIPAIKELRDHLAPDTLLTINGDIPDRQTGLELAHQYGVDGIMIGRGIFQNPFAFEKEPKEHSSKEFLDLLRLQLDLFDKYSKLEPRPFRPLRRFFKIYVRGFRGAGELRNELMSTESTDEVRALLDNFKSEVVR